Proteins encoded together in one Psychrobacter sanguinis window:
- the tgt gene encoding tRNA guanosine(34) transglycosylase Tgt has product MQFTLHKTAAGESRARRGTVKLAHGEIRTPAFMPVGTYGTVKGMLPRDIEDIGADIILGNTFHLWLRPGNEVIDKFGGLHQFMNWNKPILTDSGGFQVFSLGAMRKITEEGVAFKSPIDGAKVFLSPEKSMQIQYSLNSDIVMQFDECTPYPATFSEAQKSLELSLRWGQRCVDEHKKLGNTNALFGIVQGSMYEELRRQSMDGLLEIGFDGYAIGGLSVGEPKEEMIEVLDYMPELMPADKPRYLMGVGKPEDILEAVRRGVDMFDCVMPTRNARNGHYFVTGNEENQGIVRIRNSQYREDQGPLDPECDCYCCQNFSRAYLYHLNKCKEMLGAQLATIHNLRYYQRLMQGIRDAIDEDKFDEFVDDFYHKRGQDVPPLELK; this is encoded by the coding sequence ATGCAATTTACCCTACATAAAACCGCAGCGGGCGAATCACGTGCGCGCCGAGGCACCGTTAAGCTGGCTCACGGTGAAATTAGAACCCCAGCATTTATGCCTGTCGGCACTTATGGCACTGTAAAAGGCATGCTGCCTCGCGATATAGAAGACATCGGGGCTGATATTATTTTGGGCAATACTTTCCATTTATGGTTACGTCCTGGAAATGAAGTTATCGACAAATTTGGTGGTCTGCATCAGTTTATGAATTGGAACAAACCGATTTTGACTGATTCAGGCGGTTTCCAAGTCTTTAGCTTGGGTGCAATGCGTAAAATTACCGAGGAAGGCGTTGCCTTTAAGTCACCCATTGATGGCGCGAAAGTCTTCTTGTCGCCAGAGAAATCGATGCAAATTCAGTACTCATTAAACTCTGACATCGTGATGCAGTTTGATGAATGTACCCCGTATCCGGCTACTTTTAGTGAGGCTCAAAAGTCACTGGAGCTATCATTACGTTGGGGCCAACGCTGTGTAGATGAGCATAAGAAGTTGGGTAATACCAATGCCCTGTTTGGGATTGTACAAGGCAGTATGTACGAAGAGCTGCGTCGTCAGTCTATGGACGGCTTGTTAGAGATTGGCTTTGATGGTTATGCCATTGGTGGCTTGTCTGTGGGAGAGCCTAAAGAAGAAATGATTGAGGTTCTGGACTATATGCCAGAACTAATGCCCGCTGATAAACCTCGTTATTTGATGGGTGTGGGTAAGCCAGAAGATATCTTAGAGGCAGTACGTCGCGGGGTCGATATGTTTGACTGCGTGATGCCAACCCGTAACGCCCGTAATGGTCATTACTTTGTCACTGGTAATGAAGAAAACCAAGGTATTGTACGCATTCGAAACAGTCAATATCGTGAAGATCAAGGCCCATTAGATCCAGAGTGTGATTGCTACTGCTGCCAGAACTTCAGCCGTGCTTATTTGTATCACTTGAATAAGTGCAAAGAAATGTTGGGGGCTCAGCTGGCGACCATTCATAACCTGCGTTATTATCAGCGTTTGATGCAGGGCATTCGTGATGCCATTGATGAAGACAAATTTGACGAATTTGTGGATGATTTTTACCACAAGCGTGGTCAGGATGTGCCACCACTTGAGTTGAAATAG
- a CDS encoding GAF domain-containing protein, translating to MHAVTPIDASANKSEKYELLIKQADAILSSESDLIANMANLTALLKDTFGWFWIGFYRVDSKANQLILGPFQGPLACTRIDHGRGVCGEVWATATTQIVADVNAHPNHIACSSLSQSEIVVPVRNKDGEVIAVLDIDSDELATFDEVDAEYLEQLVQLLR from the coding sequence ATGCATGCTGTAACCCCGATTGATGCTTCTGCCAATAAATCTGAAAAATACGAGCTACTCATAAAACAAGCCGATGCCATCTTAAGTAGTGAGTCTGATTTAATTGCCAATATGGCCAATTTAACTGCTTTATTAAAAGATACTTTTGGTTGGTTTTGGATTGGCTTTTATCGTGTCGATAGTAAGGCCAATCAGCTAATTCTCGGCCCATTTCAAGGGCCATTAGCCTGTACTCGTATTGATCATGGTAGAGGGGTGTGTGGTGAAGTTTGGGCCACAGCAACTACTCAAATTGTGGCCGATGTGAATGCTCATCCCAATCATATTGCGTGCTCGTCACTATCGCAGTCAGAGATTGTGGTGCCGGTGAGGAATAAAGATGGTGAAGTTATCGCTGTGTTAGATATTGATTCAGATGAATTAGCCACGTTTGATGAGGTTGATGCCGAGTACCTTGAGCAGTTGGTCCAACTGCTTAGATAG
- the queA gene encoding tRNA preQ1(34) S-adenosylmethionine ribosyltransferase-isomerase QueA, with translation MTQSTSQDQQHNSNDSTIDNTSTAPTEGYLSVNDYDYDLPDDYIARYPLEQRSASRLMYLPAHANGHFEVQDKQFAQLPELLQAGDLIVFNDTKVMKARLFGQKDTGGKVEALVERLTDDVQFTQDADGQSHDNVALCHVRASKAPKLGQTLLLGDGNIECQMIGRHENLFILSFKNPILPDLEQYGELPIPPYFERHADETDNVRYQTVFHDPAKLASVAAPTASLHFDDKVLGELADKGINTAYVTLHVGAGTFAPVKTDNLLNHTMHSEYANLPQETAELINQTHKNGNKVIAIGTTVTRVLETAYQKTADEQGNVSAWSGDTDIFIYPGFKFGVIDTLLTNFHLPKSTLLMLVSAFAGKSNIEQAYQHAIKQKYRFFSYGDAMLLERNEA, from the coding sequence ATGACTCAGTCCACCTCTCAAGACCAACAACACAATTCAAACGACTCGACTATCGACAATACCTCTACCGCCCCCACAGAAGGCTATCTTAGTGTTAATGACTATGATTACGACCTGCCTGATGACTATATTGCCCGCTATCCCCTAGAGCAGCGTAGCGCCTCGCGTCTTATGTACTTGCCAGCCCATGCAAACGGTCATTTTGAGGTGCAAGACAAGCAGTTTGCCCAATTGCCTGAGTTATTACAGGCAGGCGATTTAATTGTGTTCAATGACACCAAAGTGATGAAAGCCCGCCTTTTTGGACAAAAAGACACCGGCGGCAAAGTAGAAGCGTTGGTTGAGCGTTTAACCGACGACGTCCAATTCACTCAGGATGCAGACGGTCAAAGTCATGACAATGTAGCCTTGTGTCATGTGCGGGCCAGCAAAGCGCCTAAGCTTGGTCAGACTCTGTTATTGGGAGATGGCAACATTGAATGTCAGATGATTGGCCGTCATGAGAACTTGTTTATTTTAAGTTTTAAAAACCCGATTCTACCGGATTTAGAACAGTATGGTGAGTTGCCGATTCCGCCCTACTTCGAGCGTCATGCCGATGAAACCGATAATGTGCGTTACCAAACTGTGTTTCATGATCCTGCCAAACTTGCCAGCGTGGCTGCCCCGACTGCCAGTTTACACTTTGATGATAAAGTCTTGGGCGAGCTAGCAGACAAAGGTATCAACACCGCCTATGTCACTTTGCATGTGGGTGCCGGTACTTTTGCCCCTGTGAAGACCGATAACTTACTCAATCACACCATGCACAGTGAATATGCCAACTTGCCACAAGAAACGGCAGAGCTAATTAATCAAACTCATAAAAACGGTAATAAGGTCATCGCCATTGGGACTACTGTGACTCGTGTACTAGAGACGGCGTATCAAAAGACCGCAGATGAGCAAGGTAATGTGTCTGCTTGGTCCGGCGATACTGATATCTTTATCTACCCAGGCTTTAAGTTTGGGGTCATTGATACCCTATTGACTAACTTCCATCTGCCGAAGTCTACGCTGCTTATGCTGGTTTCCGCTTTTGCTGGCAAGTCTAATATTGAACAGGCTTATCAACATGCCATTAAGCAAAAGTACCGCTTCTTTAGCTATGGTGATGCAATGCTATTAGAGCGCAACGAAGCATAA
- the dinB gene encoding DNA polymerase IV: MTTSNDSKSLIEDTQPQRKIIHLDMDAFYASVEQRDFPELRGKPLVVGGDPSGRGVVAAASYEIRKFGVRSAMSCYEAKKRCPEAIFVRPRFEVYRQVSQEIRAIMLSLTDLVEPLSLDEAYLDVTGIKEHHGSATLMANWLRAEIYEKTHLRASAGVSFNKMLAKIASDINKPNGIAVITPEQADDFIATLPIERFHGIGKATAKRLHEMGIYTGADLKAMPVDNLEHEFGKRGRFYSEIAHGNDTRPVKAERKHKSVGSETTFRDNIRDTDSLLIQIFEQNADAFTQLAKKGRLGHTITLKIKYSDFTQITRSHTLHTPFPTAESAHYWLEKLLADVPRHLPIRLVGVTYSNLTTPEAISSQPDLFGL, encoded by the coding sequence ATGACCACTTCCAACGATAGTAAAAGCCTTATAGAAGACACTCAACCACAGCGAAAAATCATCCATCTAGATATGGATGCCTTTTATGCCAGTGTCGAGCAGCGTGACTTTCCCGAGCTTCGAGGAAAGCCATTGGTCGTGGGTGGCGATCCTAGTGGCCGTGGTGTAGTAGCAGCCGCCAGCTACGAAATACGTAAATTTGGGGTGCGTTCTGCTATGTCGTGTTATGAAGCAAAAAAGCGCTGCCCAGAAGCGATATTTGTGCGCCCAAGATTTGAAGTATATCGTCAAGTCAGTCAAGAAATTCGAGCGATTATGCTGAGTCTGACCGATTTGGTCGAGCCGTTATCTTTGGATGAGGCCTATCTTGACGTTACTGGTATTAAGGAACACCACGGTTCTGCGACCTTAATGGCCAACTGGTTACGCGCTGAAATCTATGAGAAAACGCATCTGCGAGCGTCTGCTGGGGTGTCGTTTAATAAGATGCTGGCTAAAATTGCTTCAGATATTAATAAGCCGAATGGCATTGCGGTCATTACCCCTGAGCAAGCGGACGACTTCATTGCAACACTGCCTATTGAGCGTTTTCACGGTATTGGTAAAGCCACTGCCAAGCGTTTGCATGAAATGGGTATTTATACCGGCGCTGATTTAAAGGCTATGCCTGTCGATAATCTGGAACATGAATTTGGCAAGCGAGGACGCTTTTATTCAGAGATTGCCCATGGCAATGACACTCGCCCCGTGAAAGCAGAACGCAAACACAAGTCAGTGGGCAGTGAGACCACCTTTCGCGATAATATTAGAGACACCGATAGCCTACTGATACAGATATTTGAACAAAATGCCGATGCTTTTACCCAACTTGCCAAAAAAGGACGATTGGGTCATACCATCACCCTTAAAATTAAATACTCTGACTTTACGCAGATTACCCGCTCACATACTCTGCACACACCGTTTCCCACTGCAGAATCAGCTCACTATTGGCTAGAAAAACTATTGGCTGATGTACCACGTCATTTACCAATACGGTTAGTAGGCGTCACTTACTCTAATTTGACCACACCTGAAGCCATTAGCTCTCAGCCTGATTTGTTTGGCTTGTAA
- a CDS encoding PepSY domain-containing protein, with the protein MKLLSVLATSTLLTLGATTSTLAFSATPTQNTQTQTAQTKVAQSTISIDQAINIAKRNAQGVVKSVEFDSDDNQYEVELVSGTTNYKVELDASTGKIVKSKQKKLSTSDTQKYAPLTNAKVSLTQALKNANNTVKGQVTEAEFDTENGQPVYEVKIVKAGEKHKVYVDVNTGKVIKTKLD; encoded by the coding sequence ATGAAATTATTATCAGTATTAGCTACCTCTACCCTACTTACTCTTGGTGCGACAACTTCAACTTTAGCGTTTAGTGCCACACCGACACAAAACACTCAAACTCAGACTGCGCAAACTAAAGTGGCACAATCGACTATTAGCATTGATCAGGCTATCAATATCGCCAAACGCAATGCTCAAGGCGTGGTAAAAAGTGTGGAATTCGATAGCGATGATAACCAATATGAGGTAGAGCTAGTATCGGGTACTACAAATTATAAAGTCGAACTTGATGCCAGCACAGGTAAAATTGTTAAGTCAAAACAAAAGAAATTGAGTACCAGTGATACCCAAAAGTATGCCCCATTAACCAATGCTAAGGTATCGCTGACTCAAGCCCTAAAAAATGCAAATAACACCGTGAAAGGTCAAGTGACTGAGGCTGAATTTGATACTGAAAACGGGCAGCCAGTATATGAAGTTAAGATTGTGAAAGCAGGTGAGAAACATAAAGTTTATGTGGACGTTAATACCGGTAAAGTGATCAAAACCAAACTAGACTAA
- a CDS encoding (deoxy)nucleoside triphosphate pyrophosphohydrolase — protein sequence MKEIKVSAAIIINKGKILCVQRGVNKFEYISNKFEFPGGKIEEGEQPSDTVIREIHEELKMDILVEKEFLTVNHEYPDFKIQMHSFICSTPTRELELSEHISFKWLDITELNTLDWAAADIPIVVKLVTELA from the coding sequence ATGAAAGAAATCAAAGTTTCAGCAGCAATTATTATCAATAAAGGAAAAATATTGTGTGTTCAGAGAGGGGTAAACAAATTTGAATATATTTCGAACAAGTTCGAGTTTCCAGGCGGAAAAATTGAAGAGGGAGAGCAGCCATCGGATACAGTGATTAGAGAAATTCATGAAGAGTTAAAAATGGACATTTTAGTTGAAAAAGAATTTTTAACAGTTAACCATGAGTACCCAGATTTTAAAATCCAAATGCATTCCTTCATCTGTTCTACACCAACCAGAGAGCTTGAGTTGTCAGAGCATATATCTTTCAAGTGGCTAGATATTACTGAGCTTAATACCTTAGATTGGGCAGCTGCTGATATTCCTATCGTTGTTAAGCTTGTTACGGAGTTAGCCTAA
- a CDS encoding phospholipase D-like domain-containing protein → MGEINSLSQSLQQSFINKAQNANKNYQAALLTNDKKEGKKFLSTLLKELGQCDEFFISVAFVTNSGVATIINSLQELEKNNIKGKVLMSQYLNFTEPDALRKLSKFQNIVLKIATNDFHSKGYLFRHGNINNIIIGSSNLTANALCSNKEWNLKVSSTKDGLLYEQVINEFDKVRYSPMSRPNYHKIKIELG, encoded by the coding sequence ATGGGTGAAATAAACTCTCTGAGTCAAAGTCTGCAGCAAAGTTTTATTAATAAAGCACAAAATGCCAATAAAAATTACCAAGCTGCTTTACTGACCAATGATAAAAAAGAAGGAAAGAAATTTCTTTCTACGCTGCTAAAAGAGTTGGGCCAGTGTGATGAGTTTTTTATTTCTGTTGCCTTTGTGACCAATAGTGGTGTTGCAACCATTATTAACAGTCTACAAGAGCTTGAGAAAAATAATATCAAAGGTAAAGTTTTGATGTCTCAGTATCTTAACTTTACAGAGCCTGATGCACTAAGAAAGCTATCTAAATTTCAAAATATTGTTTTAAAAATTGCTACTAATGATTTTCATTCAAAAGGGTATTTATTTAGACACGGTAATATCAACAATATAATTATTGGAAGCAGTAATCTTACGGCAAATGCACTATGTTCTAATAAAGAGTGGAATTTAAAGGTTTCAAGTACTAAGGATGGGCTACTTTATGAGCAAGTGATCAACGAGTTTGATAAGGTAAGGTACTCCCCAATGTCTAGACCAAATTATCATAAAATTAAGATAGAATTGGGTTGA
- a CDS encoding IS3-like element ISPpy1 family transposase (programmed frameshift), whose protein sequence is MTKVRKRHNAEFKSKVAVEAIKEHKTLNELTAEYGVHATQISNWKKQALAVIPTAFNTKQQANEQAQQAIIDELHRQLGQVISERDWLKKKFLTATLSTRKQLLEPDNKDFSVRKQCELLSINRSSLYYQPKPISELDITLMNLLDQQYTKTPFYGVKRMTAYLRQLGYQVGEDRVRRLLRQMGLDAIYQHPNTSKPNSEHQVYPYLLRHVPISRCNQVWSTDITYIRLAKGFVYLMAVIDWYSRYVLDWSLSTTLEADFCVDTVSSLLHNGLRCEIFNTDQGSQFTSPRFTRPLIEQGIAISMDGRGRALDNIFVERLWRSVKYECVYLRQFETVSQARAGLKEYFEFYNHERLHQSLDYHTPAQVYLANNSSDNKSFYQPNSILIL, encoded by the exons ATGACAAAAGTACGTAAGCGTCACAATGCTGAATTTAAAAGCAAAGTCGCCGTTGAAGCCATCAAAGAACACAAAACCCTCAACGAGTTAACCGCAGAATATGGGGTTCATGCAACCCAAATCAGCAACTGGAAAAAGCAGGCTTTGGCAGTTATCCCTACTGCATTCAATACCAAACAGCAAGCCAACGAACAAGCCCAGCAAGCTATTATCGATGAACTACATAGGCAGCTAGGGCAAGTCATCAGTGAAAGAGACTGGCTTAAAAAAAAGT TCCTTACAGCTACCCTGAGCACTCGTAAACAACTGCTAGAACCTGATAACAAGGATTTTAGTGTTCGTAAGCAATGTGAATTACTCAGTATCAACCGCTCAAGTCTGTACTATCAGCCAAAGCCCATCAGCGAGCTTGATATTACCCTGATGAACCTGCTTGACCAGCAGTACACCAAGACCCCATTTTATGGGGTTAAACGCATGACAGCGTATTTGAGGCAACTAGGCTATCAAGTGGGAGAAGATCGAGTTAGGCGCTTACTACGGCAAATGGGGCTAGACGCTATTTATCAGCATCCTAACACGAGTAAGCCTAACTCTGAGCATCAAGTTTACCCGTACTTGCTTAGGCATGTACCGATTAGCCGTTGTAATCAAGTATGGAGTACTGATATCACCTATATTCGCTTAGCCAAGGGCTTCGTGTATTTGATGGCGGTGATAGATTGGTACAGTCGTTATGTTCTAGACTGGTCGCTATCTACCACGCTTGAGGCGGATTTCTGCGTTGATACGGTAAGTAGCTTACTGCACAATGGGTTACGCTGTGAGATTTTTAATACGGATCAAGGCTCTCAGTTTACCAGCCCAAGATTTACCAGACCGCTCATTGAGCAGGGTATTGCCATCAGTATGGATGGTCGCGGTAGGGCACTGGATAATATCTTTGTGGAAAGGCTTTGGCGATCAGTGAAGTATGAATGCGTGTATTTGCGACAGTTTGAGACAGTCAGTCAGGCAAGAGCAGGTTTGAAAGAGTATTTCGAGTTTTACAATCATGAGCGTTTACATCAGTCGCTCGATTACCATACTCCTGCACAGGTTTATCTGGCTAACAATAGTTCGGATAATAAATCGTTTTATCAACCCAATTCTATCTTAATTTTATGA
- a CDS encoding DUF3427 domain-containing protein: protein MLQFFGLVFREYYKELANAKDVTADFINEYTEIWNKAKQFRKQNNIAAQTALSKFVTPNQMQSEALKNLNDLRKSGKNKALIISATGTGKTYLSAFDVQQYKPKKFLFIVHRRTIAEEAMNTFRSLLGSEISMGLFSGQFKELNCDYLFSTVQTLSKQENLQLFNQEHFDYIVIDETHRAGAQSYKTILDYFKPGFLLGMTATPERTDGTNIFELFDYNLAYEIRLHRALDEGMLSSFHYYGVTDITVNNEVVDEYSDFNKLTSNERVNHILAKSEFYGTDSGEIRGLVFCSNNKVSLQLAEAFNQKGYKAIALSGASSEEARLEAIKRLESTGSDKIDYIFTVDIFNEGIDIPSVNQIIMLRPTQSAIVFVQQLGRGLRKTDGKEYLTVIDFIGNYNNNYLVPIALYGDRSFNKDTIRKLIRSGSNLIPGASTVNFDEIAREKIFESIKNANMQKLADLKKDYEDLKHKTGKIPMMIDFIKYGSRDPWLFASYAKSYLNFINRVEDNYKGTVPPDFLQLLELFTLNINNGKRVEESLLLRQLLEVGHLNKTDFINEIQSLYGYDINEETLQSLLININFNFIREGYDNIRLENGSFSLGSNLISALGNDTFNKFFADSIDYSIAAFNESFSKENYLDGLIRYNKYSRKDVCRLLNWEQDISSTVYGYRTKNGVTPCFVTYHKSDELEGDINYNDHFINPAEFAWESRSNRKLSSAEIKNVIESKRILLFVKKEDGEGTDFYYLGNVSIAADSIEQGVTDKGQPVVHFRFLLDKPVEDTLYDYLVQQ from the coding sequence TTGCTACAATTTTTTGGTCTAGTTTTCCGGGAGTATTATAAGGAGCTTGCCAATGCTAAAGACGTCACAGCCGATTTTATTAATGAATATACAGAAATATGGAATAAAGCAAAACAGTTTAGAAAACAAAATAATATTGCAGCGCAAACGGCTTTAAGTAAATTTGTCACACCGAACCAGATGCAAAGTGAAGCACTAAAGAACCTTAATGATTTACGAAAAAGTGGTAAGAATAAAGCTTTGATCATCTCGGCAACGGGTACTGGGAAAACTTATTTATCCGCTTTTGATGTTCAGCAATATAAGCCTAAAAAATTCTTATTTATCGTACATAGAAGAACAATTGCAGAAGAAGCTATGAATACCTTTAGGAGTTTACTAGGCTCTGAGATATCTATGGGGTTATTCTCCGGTCAATTTAAAGAACTTAATTGTGACTATCTATTCTCAACGGTACAAACCTTATCGAAACAAGAAAACTTGCAGTTATTTAATCAAGAGCACTTTGATTATATTGTGATAGATGAAACGCATAGAGCAGGAGCGCAGTCTTACAAGACGATATTGGACTACTTTAAACCTGGGTTTTTATTGGGGATGACGGCAACACCTGAGCGTACAGATGGCACCAATATCTTTGAGCTCTTTGATTACAACTTAGCGTATGAAATTAGACTGCATCGTGCGCTTGATGAAGGTATGTTGTCCTCCTTTCACTATTATGGTGTAACAGACATTACCGTTAACAATGAGGTAGTGGATGAGTATTCAGATTTTAATAAACTTACTAGCAATGAAAGAGTAAATCATATACTCGCTAAGTCTGAGTTCTATGGGACTGATTCTGGAGAAATCAGAGGTCTAGTATTTTGCTCGAATAATAAAGTCTCATTACAATTGGCTGAAGCTTTTAACCAAAAGGGTTATAAGGCTATAGCGTTATCTGGAGCGAGCTCAGAAGAGGCAAGATTAGAGGCTATTAAACGACTGGAAAGTACAGGTAGCGATAAGATTGACTATATCTTTACCGTAGATATTTTTAACGAAGGTATTGATATTCCTAGTGTGAATCAAATTATTATGCTCAGACCGACTCAATCAGCGATTGTTTTTGTCCAACAGTTGGGTAGGGGGCTCAGAAAGACAGACGGCAAAGAATATTTAACCGTTATAGATTTTATCGGCAACTATAATAATAACTATCTGGTACCGATCGCCTTATATGGTGACAGATCTTTCAACAAGGATACCATTCGAAAGTTGATTAGAAGTGGTAGTAATTTAATTCCAGGTGCTTCAACAGTCAATTTCGATGAAATAGCACGAGAAAAGATATTCGAGTCCATCAAAAATGCCAATATGCAAAAGTTAGCAGACTTAAAAAAAGATTATGAAGACTTAAAGCATAAGACTGGCAAAATTCCGATGATGATAGATTTCATTAAGTATGGGTCAAGAGACCCTTGGTTATTTGCCTCATATGCGAAATCTTATTTGAACTTTATTAATAGAGTTGAGGACAATTATAAAGGTACTGTTCCCCCTGACTTTTTACAGCTTCTAGAGCTGTTTACACTCAATATAAATAATGGTAAGCGTGTTGAAGAAAGTCTATTACTGCGACAATTACTTGAAGTAGGTCATCTGAATAAAACAGACTTTATAAATGAAATACAAAGCTTGTATGGCTATGACATTAACGAGGAAACGCTTCAATCGCTTCTGATCAATATCAACTTTAATTTTATTCGAGAAGGATACGATAATATTAGGTTAGAAAATGGCAGCTTTAGCTTAGGAAGTAACTTAATAAGTGCATTAGGTAATGACACTTTTAATAAGTTTTTTGCTGACTCAATTGATTATTCTATTGCTGCTTTTAATGAAAGTTTTTCAAAAGAAAATTACCTTGACGGCTTAATAAGATATAACAAATACAGTAGAAAAGATGTCTGTAGATTGCTTAACTGGGAGCAAGATATCAGTAGTACGGTTTATGGTTATAGAACAAAAAACGGGGTCACACCTTGCTTTGTTACTTATCATAAGTCTGATGAATTAGAAGGCGATATAAACTATAACGACCATTTTATTAACCCCGCTGAGTTCGCCTGGGAGTCAAGATCGAACAGGAAGCTTAGCAGTGCTGAGATAAAAAATGTTATTGAGTCTAAGAGAATTCTTTTATTTGTAAAAAAAGAAGATGGAGAAGGGACTGACTTTTATTATTTGGGCAATGTTTCAATAGCAGCTGATTCAATTGAACAAGGTGTCACCGATAAAGGCCAACCCGTTGTTCATTTTAGGTTCTTACTAGATAAGCCAGTTGAAGATACTCTTTATGACTATTTAGTTCAGCAATAG
- a CDS encoding HupE/UreJ family protein, whose protein sequence is MKNLSKFMLTAGLMLTASLALAHPGHGDVLHTQNAFLSGLMHPFMGLDHLLAMAAIGFWSMRQNDTMKRGTPLFVVGGMVLGAAIAWAGVNLAGIETGIAMSVLLAGVLIATLAKLPTAIGGTLVALFMIAHGYAHGAEMAAGSNIMTYMIGFVAATLVITFGGRALGAAMQKSDNRITRALGGVVAVIGGFMAAS, encoded by the coding sequence ATGAAAAACTTGTCTAAATTCATGCTTACCGCCGGCCTAATGCTAACGGCTAGCCTTGCGCTAGCTCACCCAGGCCATGGTGATGTACTGCACACTCAAAATGCTTTTTTGAGCGGATTAATGCACCCATTTATGGGGCTTGATCACTTATTGGCTATGGCCGCTATTGGCTTTTGGAGTATGCGTCAAAATGACACTATGAAACGTGGTACGCCATTATTCGTAGTGGGTGGTATGGTATTGGGTGCAGCAATTGCTTGGGCTGGCGTTAACTTAGCCGGTATCGAGACTGGTATCGCTATGTCAGTTCTACTGGCTGGGGTATTGATTGCAACATTGGCTAAATTGCCGACAGCGATTGGTGGTACCTTGGTTGCTCTATTTATGATCGCTCATGGCTATGCGCATGGTGCTGAGATGGCAGCCGGCTCTAATATCATGACTTATATGATCGGCTTTGTGGCCGCTACGCTTGTGATTACTTTTGGTGGTCGTGCTTTAGGCGCAGCTATGCAAAAATCAGACAACCGTATCACTCGTGCTTTAGGTGGTGTGGTCGCTGTTATCGGTGGCTTTATGGCTGCCAGTTAA